gaggtgttgtttgttttttgttcttacAGATCTTGTGTGATCTTCTCTCCCCGGCTGATGAGAACGTCAAGGTTGGTCTGAGGGAGACCACGCACAACACTTTGCCTCATCTGCGAAGTAAAACCCTCATGTCTGATGCTCAAGCTCAGCCACAGAGCCCAGTCCAAAGACTAGACCAGGTCCGCGCTGCCTCTGCACATCTAGACCACCACAGGGCCCACCAGGAGGTATTGAAACACTGGATAATAATTCTAAAGATTGCATGGATGGATTGATTCATTCAACTGCAAACTACATCGTTTGACACAGCATCGTCATCGTCGTAATTTGGGTTTTGTGTCATCTAGAAACGCTGGGAAAGTCTGAGCCTGAGCCGAGCTCAATCACTCCGAGTGCACGGTGACAGCTGTGGTGAAGAGGGTCTGAAGAGAGTTTGTTCCGCTCCTCAGCTCGGGGACCAGGACAAGGGGAGCCTGCTGAAGAGGAAGTTCTCAGTGTCAGACATTGAACCTCATTTTGTGGACAGTGGAAGTAGCAAGCATAAAAAACAAGGTCAGTTGCTGAGCCTTTTACTGCACTGTCTTCCTGGTGGAGGATATCTCAATTTCCCCAAAAAATCAATCGCATCTGagcttgactttttttttaatggtgtaCGTTAAGCTTTACTGAACATTTAAATCTCAACTTTTTGCACGAAAACTTTTAAGCGTTTAATGCACATTCAGCTGTGTATATTCCATTACGCTAAATCATTAattttgattaaaataataaatactgatGTTATCACCACATCAATGTCTTTTGTCcataaaataaactgtaaaatgcATTTTCCTCTTTGATTTTAGGTTCCAAACAACTTTCTGCCAAATCTAAAACCTGCAGAAGTGTTCCTGAGGATCTGCTGGACCCCAATGACTTAGAGTGTTCTCTCTGcatgaggaaagaaaacattcaCCATCACACTTTAATACCAGCTTACAATGACCGAACATTCAGTTGATTATTGTATCCGTGTGTATACAGGTTGTTTTACGAGCCTGTGACGACGCCCTGCGGCCACACCTTCTGTAAAAACTGTGTTGAACGCTGCTTGGACCACACACCTCAGTGTCCTCTCTGCAAAGAGAGTTTAAAAGAGGTAAATGatcatcattttttaaatactagAGGAAATGTCAGTTCTCTGTAGCAAATCATTAACGTGCATCCTGTCCTCTCCAGTATCTAGCAGGTAGGAAGTACATTGTGACAACGGTCCTTGACAAGTCGATCAAACAGTATTTGAGTCAGGAGTATGCAGAGAGATCCAAGACTCATCTGGAGGAAGCCAAAGAGCTTTCTGAGTAAGCAGCTTTTCCATTCACCTCCATATTTGTCTACTCAGACCTGATGAAGTGTTCAGTGTTACATTTGTGTCTGTAGAGAAGATTCTAAGGAACTCAGTGTGTGTATCTACTTCTCTTACTCTGTGCAGCCTGACCAAGAATGTGCCTATCTTTGTGTGCACCATGGCGTACCCCACCGTGCCTTGTCCCCTGCATGTCTTTGAGCCACGTTACCGCCTCATGATTCGCCGCTGCATGGAAACGGGCACGCAGCAGTTCGGGATGTGTATTAATGATCCCCAGAAAGGGTAAGCACGCAGGCATTCACGAAcctttaaaaacatataaataatctACTGCTTGTTTATCACAGTTAGACACCACATCAATATTGTACACATGGTTTATGTAAGAACTGCCAAAACTCAAAACTGTGTTCATTGCTGTAGCTTTGTAGATCATGGTTGCATGCTGATGATCAGGAGCGTCCACTTCCTGCCTGACGGGCGATCAGTAGTAGATACAATCGGAGGAAAACGCTTCCGTGTCCTGTCCCGAGGAATGAAGGATGGCTACAGCACCGCGGACATTGAACATTTGGAAGACATAAGGGTAAGAACCACAGCGACTTGTTCTTGTATTATCtatattatattgttgtttgaaaaatatttatCCACTCAAGTCCTACGGTTCTCCTATCAcatcaaactgtatttattaatGAATACTTACTTTGGTCTGTCAGGTGGAGGAGAGTGATGTGCTTAGGAAGCTTGTTGAGCTGCATGATGCAGTGTATGAGCAGGCCCGCGTCTGGTTCCAGAACCTCAAGGTCCACTTCCACAACCAGATCCTGCAGCACTTTGGACCCATGCCAGAGCGAGAAGCTGATATCCAGGTAAAAGCAGTGGCTATCTATTTCAATCATGTCGATTTTGAACCAATCCCTGTTAAGATTAGCTGAATGGAGCTTCTAAATTCTACTGTAACAGGTCTTGAGAAGCTCTGGAGCAAATATTTGTGCTGATATTTGAGCTTAGTTTAACAAATAGAATACATCTTGAACGCCTGTTTCAGGGACTTTGTCCTGATACCAGGCACTGTATGAGTTTTCCTTCTTTAGATTTCTTCAGATAAACCTTTAATACCAAGGATTCCCATTCCACAGTGATTTTAATACCCAAGTACAGTTGTTGTCTGTACTCAGCTCCGAGCTTGTAGCGCTGAAGGGATTACAGATCTGCTCCCAGGACTACCACGAAGCAGAGTCTTTTGACAGTATAGGCTAAAGAGCTTTATGGGTGCTTCATACCTAATCCCACCGGGGCCCTATTGCGTCAGAAGAGTGTCATGAGGAGAATCCCTAGCTCTCCCACGTGCACATGCAACAGGAAAGCACAACACTGAACCTCAAGTGTTATTTTTTGTGTCGTTATGTAATTTCTGTTCCAGAGAGAAATTCTGAAATAAACTTCTAGTGCATGTTTCCCTTAGTAAAATGTAGCTCAGCTTTATAAACATTATTCACTTCCGACCTTATAAGTGTTAAGATCATTTTGTAAGTGGCTCAGGCTCTGGATGTGTTTTCAACTGTGTCGCGGGGCTGAGAATATATGTAATACTTGAATATTAAAAATGCTATGAATAGTAAATGAGAACCTAATTTAACCATCAATCATGTGGCTCGAAGGGCTTTAGTTTTATACCAGTTGAAAGAAGGAACTCACAAGCTGTTCCTGGTCTTTGATAACTGCAGAAATTATAAGAAAGTCACATTTCACCTGATACCTGATCAaagtacatttaattttaaacaatGTCAGGAATAAATGAATTTCATTAAATCTCCAATATTCCAGCAGAATAGGGCAGATCCGCACAGGAGCTGTGCACGTATTGATTGCACTTAGTATCATTTAGATTCGATCAATACGTTAAAAGTCCAGGGAACTGACGCACGCCCTGTGCTGCCCGATACTAATGTTTTTGGCTCTATTTGTATTTTGGGGGGTCGTGAGAGCGTGAAACACTCTTTCAAAGTAGAATATTTCAATGCCTATTCAATAGTCCCTTCACAATACCTGGACTTTGCGTATCAGCTGATACTGAGTACTGAACTGACACcagtacatttaaaaagttCTTAAAAAGGGTTCCTTATTGTGAAAGCGTAAATCTCAtacttctcctcttcccttcaAGGCAACTCCCAACGGTCCAGCCTGCTGCTGGTGGCTGCTGGCCGTCCTGCCCATCGACCCGCGCTACCaactctctgtcctctccatgACGAGCCTCAAAGAACGCCTGGTGAAGATCCAGCACATCCTGACATATCTACAGAGCATCCCCAACAACTAGGGCTTCCCCTTCTCGCCACCAGAAAAACATCCTTTGGACTATTTTACAACCTTTTAAGCAATCGGAACTTCTACAGCTCATCTGATCCCTCAAAACTTTTTGTTTGCGGCTGTAACCCCCTCATTTTACTCTTATTTGTATTAATCTCACACGAGATTAAGAGCAAAGCTGAGACATCCTTGAACTGTGGAACATTGATCAGAGAAATGGCCAAACTACCTCAGGGACACTTTGAAAGGACCCACACCATTTGTCTGTAATTGTcaaaaagaagtaaaaaaagaagTATATGAAACCAACTTAACTTATCTACTCAGTTATTTTCCTTTGAGGAACCAGGAACAAAATGAAATGCtctgataaaaaataaaggagAGTAGTTTATCTAAGAATCACCTGAGTGAAGCTCCGTAAGGGAAATTACTGAGGTTGATTCATCTCTGGTGAGACCAGTataaaggatgtttttttttattttgtgtcttttacgTTCATATGGAGAAGGAATGAGGTGAATCTGTGGAACAAAATCCTAAATGCTGAGAGTCCAAAAAGTGATAGCGAGTTTGGAGGAACCAGGGAGAACTTacacaacacaaagtgaaaCTACAGGCTGGTGTATGTGTCCCAACACAAGATAAAAGTATTATTCAAAATCTTCCAAGCAtcaatttttcttctttgtactCCTCTGTCACATTCATCCACCGCTGCCTTTACCAATCGGTTGGGGACCTTTCTGAACCACACAGTCTGTGTTTCCTCCATCGTTATTCCACTTAGAGTTTCTTCTGGGTTGTCATGGGGAGAGTGGCCATTTTGCGCCTCCTTTCCTGATGTTATTTCTGGAGGAACCAGCACGATCCaaacgatgtgtgtgtgtcacggaCCTTAGAAAGATCCTGCTGGTGTGTGAGATTGCAATGAAAGTCTAACAGAGTTTAGTCGTTCTGTCATGTATAATTTGTCTCCTCAAAATTACAAAGATTATTTTCCCATTGAATTAACTTAAACTGAATTAATTTATAAGTTTAAATATATCTGTACCATGTGTTTTTAAGAAGTTctatcacaacaaaacaaaaattagACAATAACCGCATGTAGACCACCAATAGTTATACATTTCTCTTCATTGAAAGCTGCTCTGTCCACCCGGAGCAGAGAACCTGCAGTGCTGCGGTCGGGGGGGAACTGCGTTTGCCTTACAACATTCTGCATTGTGACTTTAATAACACAGTCCGTTGGCTTGGTTACCATTCCTTTTCGCCATGGTATATTTAAATTGCATTTCCTTTTTATCCCCCTCTCCGTAAGTTTGAGACACTATGTGTTCACAATGtgtataaagaaaaaagaatgaaGGCTGTTGTATGTATATCAGCTTTTTGAATAGAACTTGCTATTTTGCTCCGATGTTTTTAAGTTATCGATTTTCAAGAATAAATGCACCTCTTTTTTCAACGCATGCCTCGGTGTTTAATGTTCCCTTGGCCAAAGAGTATGCAGTTTCGTCCCCCTTGACTTTGTTTGTAAAAAAGAATACCTAAAAAAataacttagtggaaggatgctgTATGTGTGGGGGAAGAACCTGTAAAATCTTGCTGTGAATTCTGGAGTTTGtgatgtttttcacttttttcaacattttccctgtTTTCCCAGAGTATGATTCATGGATGTTGACGAAaacaatcaggcacatttagggaacacGTTTTTTTTGAGTGCGTAatatttggtgcagctttatCGTTACAGCTGTTGAGCCATGTACAGTCACCGGTCACCTGCTTATTCATTCAATCAGCTTTTTAGCAGCAGTGCAACACATAGGATCCTGcagattcaggtca
The sequence above is a segment of the Limanda limanda chromosome 2, fLimLim1.1, whole genome shotgun sequence genome. Coding sequences within it:
- the lonrf1l gene encoding LON peptidase N-terminal domain and ring finger 1, like produces the protein MSIQPQVEEPAEERSAFFIGAEPDPVSAAEEDEEEEEEEDEEEDHHQLILQKANLLAAENNLKEAIDWFSAALRCGPVRAGTLSTLVDCILRSFRRKGAGPEAASGPVPDPDPDVLAFDCPSCLGFLGEPLTLACGHSYCKRCLQRRLLSRCRLCSEDVSGEERANVVLCGLLEKWFPSEARRAKAQAEVDELCRGKRFQEAAVLASEVIQRDPDSTVGARLSRAEAYMALKQYRLALEDTEFCQETSCSAEALFRKAMVLHEMGQVDESLQVFLHCLSVDEDFPGAKIQVEKILCDLLSPADENVKVGLRETTHNTLPHLRSKTLMSDAQAQPQSPVQRLDQVRAASAHLDHHRAHQEKRWESLSLSRAQSLRVHGDSCGEEGLKRVCSAPQLGDQDKGSLLKRKFSVSDIEPHFVDSGSSKHKKQGSKQLSAKSKTCRSVPEDLLDPNDLECSLCMRLFYEPVTTPCGHTFCKNCVERCLDHTPQCPLCKESLKEYLAGRKYIVTTVLDKSIKQYLSQEYAERSKTHLEEAKELSDLTKNVPIFVCTMAYPTVPCPLHVFEPRYRLMIRRCMETGTQQFGMCINDPQKGFVDHGCMLMIRSVHFLPDGRSVVDTIGGKRFRVLSRGMKDGYSTADIEHLEDIRVEESDVLRKLVELHDAVYEQARVWFQNLKVHFHNQILQHFGPMPEREADIQATPNGPACCWWLLAVLPIDPRYQLSVLSMTSLKERLVKIQHILTYLQSIPNN